One genomic window of Solanum dulcamara chromosome 12, daSolDulc1.2, whole genome shotgun sequence includes the following:
- the LOC129877124 gene encoding ras-related protein RABB1c-like isoform X1: MSYAYLFKYIIIGDTGVGKSCLLLQFTDKRFQPVHDLTIGVEFGARMITIDNKPIKLQMWDTAGQESFRSITRSYYRGAAGSLLVYDITRRETFNHLASWLEDARQHANANMTIMLIGNKCDLAHRRAVSTEEGEQFAKENGLIFMEASAKTAQNVEEAFIRTASTIYKKIQDGVFDVSNESYGIKVGYGGIPGPSGGRDGASSQGGGCCS, from the exons ATGTCGTACGCATATCTCTTCAAGTATATTATCATCGGCGATACTG GAGTTGGAAAGTCATGTCTACTTTTGCAATTTACGGACAAACGGTTTCAACCAGTCCATGACCTGACCATTGGGGTTGAATTTGGGGCTCGAATGATCACAATCGACAACAAACCTATAAAATTACAGATGTGGGACACA GCTGGTCAAGAATCATTCAGATCCATCACAAGGTCATATTACAGAGGGGCTGCAGGCTCATTACTTGTTTATGATATTACAAG GAGGGAAACATTTAATCACCTTGCTAGTTGGTTGGAAGATGCAAGGCAGCATGCAAATGCAAACATGACCATTATGCTAATCGGAAACAAGTGTGATCTGGCTCATAGAAGGGCTGTAAGCACAGAAGAAGGTGAGCAGTTTGCCAAGGAAAATGGCTTGATATTTATGGAGGCCTCTGCTAAAACAGCTCAGAATGTTGAAGAG GCTTTCATCAGAACAGCCTCAACAATCTATAAGAAAATACAGGATGGAGTGTTTGATGTATCAAATGAG TCCTATGGAATAAAAGTTGGATATGGAGGCATTCCTGGACCATCAGGTGGAAGAGATGGAGCTTCTTCTCAAGGAGGGGGTTGTTGcagttga
- the LOC129877124 gene encoding ras-related protein RABB1c-like isoform X2, whose protein sequence is MITIDNKPIKLQMWDTAGQESFRSITRSYYRGAAGSLLVYDITRRETFNHLASWLEDARQHANANMTIMLIGNKCDLAHRRAVSTEEGEQFAKENGLIFMEASAKTAQNVEEAFIRTASTIYKKIQDGVFDVSNESYGIKVGYGGIPGPSGGRDGASSQGGGCCS, encoded by the exons ATGATCACAATCGACAACAAACCTATAAAATTACAGATGTGGGACACA GCTGGTCAAGAATCATTCAGATCCATCACAAGGTCATATTACAGAGGGGCTGCAGGCTCATTACTTGTTTATGATATTACAAG GAGGGAAACATTTAATCACCTTGCTAGTTGGTTGGAAGATGCAAGGCAGCATGCAAATGCAAACATGACCATTATGCTAATCGGAAACAAGTGTGATCTGGCTCATAGAAGGGCTGTAAGCACAGAAGAAGGTGAGCAGTTTGCCAAGGAAAATGGCTTGATATTTATGGAGGCCTCTGCTAAAACAGCTCAGAATGTTGAAGAG GCTTTCATCAGAACAGCCTCAACAATCTATAAGAAAATACAGGATGGAGTGTTTGATGTATCAAATGAG TCCTATGGAATAAAAGTTGGATATGGAGGCATTCCTGGACCATCAGGTGGAAGAGATGGAGCTTCTTCTCAAGGAGGGGGTTGTTGcagttga
- the LOC129875876 gene encoding chlorophyll a-b binding protein 8, chloroplastic, which yields MATQALISSSSISTSAEAARQILGSRNSQSVNRKASFVVRAASTPPVKQGANRQLWFASKQSLSYLDGSLPGDYGFDPLGLSDPEGTGGFIEPKWLAYGEVINGRFAMLGAVGSIAPEILGKAGLIPQETALAWFQTGVIPPAGTYNYWADNYTLFVLEMALMGFAEHRRFQDWAKPGSMGKQYFLGLEKGLGGSGDPAYPGGPLFNPLGFGKDEKSMKELKLKEIKNGRLAMLAILGYFIQALVTGVGPYQNLLDHLADPVNNNVLTSLKFH from the exons ATGGCAACTCAAGCATTGATTTCTTCATCATCAATTAGCACTTCAGCTGAGGCTGCAAGACAAATTCTTGGATCAAGAAATTCACAATCTGTTAATAGAAAAGCTTCTTTTGTTGTAAGGGCTgcttccactccaccagtaaaG CAAGGAGCAAATAGGCAACTCTGGTTTGCATCCAAGCAAAGCCTTTCATACTTGGATGGCAG TCTTCCTGGTGACTATGGTTTTGATCCCTTGGGACTCTCGGACCCCGAGGGCACAGGAGGTTTCATCGAGCCGAAATGGCTAGCGTATGGCGAGGTCATCAACGGGCGGTTCGCCATGTTAGGAGCAGTAGGGTCAATAGCACCAGAGATTCTTGGAAAAGCTGGCCTCATCCCACAAGAAACAGCACTTGCATGGTTCCAAACTGGTGTAATCCCACCAGCAGGAACATACAACTATTGGGCTGACAACTACACATTGTTTGTCCTTGAGATGGCACTCATGGGCTTTGCTGAGCACAGGAGATTCCAAGATTGGGCCAAGCCTGGTTCAATGGGGAAACAATACTTCTTGGGCCTTGAAAAGGGATTGGGTGGGTCAGGTGATCCAGCATACCCTGGTGGCCCATTGTTCAACCCACTTGGATTTGGAAAAGATGAGAAGTCCATGAAGGAGTTGAAACTCAAGGAAATTAAGAATGGAAGACTTGCTATGCTGGCTATTTTGGGATATTTTATTCAAGCATTGGTCACTGGTGTTGGACCATACCAAAACCTTCTTGATCATTTGGCTGATCCAGTAAACAACAATGTCTTGACCAGTCTCAAGTTCCACTAA
- the LOC129876387 gene encoding ultraviolet-B receptor UVR8: protein MMLRLLNHGRIQSSRLSRRWMSSGGYSKTTVMSFGDGSHGALGLPASIIGMGLDAYEPTTIPGLPPDVVTIAAGHFHSLAVTSEGHVWAWGRNNEGQLGRDPLSPRETWNEPKRVEGLNKVRVQAAFASGVISAAIGDDGSLWVWGSSKRGQLGLGKGITKAAIPSMVETLSGEEIVKVSLGWGHALALAKNGNMFGWGYYADGRIGKIGRELEISPLESNSTKLRSTEEFSAIEAAEKLVMEAIEKEKDMPIIWEPSSIEELHELKVADVACGHDHSLVLCCDGTLFSGGSNVYGQLGRTENDLGMQPVNIHFHPLSVASGLGHSFAVCNDPSSEPTDATSVVSWGWNQSSQLGRDGPNNIPQVVEGLVGESPVSVSGGRAHSLALTAKKELWAWGCGRNGRLGLGSSADEAEPIFVEYLEGSEVIQAVAGLDHSLVLVTE from the exons ATGATGCTGCGGTTACTGAACCACGGGAGAATTCAGTCGAGTCGCCTCTCCCGCCGATGGATGAGCAGCGGCGGTTATAGCAAAACAACGGTGATGAGCTTTGGTGACGGAAGCCACGGTGCTTTGGGCCTTCCGGCGTCCATCATTGGTATGGGCTTAGACGCCTACGAGCCCACTACTATACCGGGTCTCCCGCCGGACGTCGTTACCATCGCCGCCGGACACTTCCATTCCCTCGCCGTTACTTCCGAGGGCCATGTTTGGGCTTGGGGACGTAACAATGAAGGCCAACTTGGCCGTGATCCTCTTTCTCCTAG AGAAACGTGGAATGAACCAAAAAGAGTAGAAGGACTAAACAAAGTGAGAGTTCAAGCAGCATTTGCATCAGGTGTTATTTCTGCCGCCATAGGAGATGATGGATCTCTGTGGGTTTGGGGAAGTTCTAAGCGTGGGCAGCTTGGTCTTGGCAAAGGAATCACCAAGGCTGCGATACCTTCCATGGTTGAAACACTTTCTGGAGAAGAGATAGTTAAG GTTTCATTAGGTTGGGGACATGCTCTTGCGCTAGCTAAGAATGGGAATATGTTTGGCTGGGGATACTATGCAGATGGTAGAATCGGTAAGATAGGAAGAGAATTGGAGATCTCTCCACTGGAATCAAATAGTACTAAATTAAGATCAACGGAAGAATTTTCTGCGATTGAAGCTGCTGAGAAGTTAGTCATGGAAGCTATCGAGAAGGAAAAGGATATGCCTATAATATGGGAGCCCAGTTCAATTGAGGAGCTACACGAGTTAAAAGTTGCAGATGTAGCTTGCGGACATGATCATTCTCTAGTCCTTTGCT GTGATGGGACACTGTTTAGTGGCGGAAGCAATGTGTATGGCCAGTTAGGAAGAACGGAAAACGACTTGGGAATGCAACCAGTTAATATACACTTCCATCCTCTCTCTGTAGCTTCAGGTTTAGGGCATTCATTTGCAGTTTGCAACGATCCTTCATCAGAACCAACAGATGCAACAAGTGTTGTATCATGGGGATGGAACCAAAGTTCTCAACTTGGGAGGGATGGTCCAAACAACATTCCTCAGGTTGTTGAAGGTCTGGTTGGCGAATCACCTGTTTCTGTATCAGGAGGACGGGCACATTCCCTTGCTCTCACAGCAAAGAAAGAGTTATGGGCTTGGGGCTGCGGGAGAAACGGAAGGCTTGGATTAGGCAGCTCTGCTGATGAAGCAGAACCGATATTCGTTGAATATTTAGAAGGTTCTGAAGTTATTCAAGCTGTTGCTGGACTGGATCATAGTCTTGTTCTAGTTACTGAATAA
- the LOC129876388 gene encoding uncharacterized protein LOC129876388: MALQLQHLSSSSTPKFTTFASSLLVPNFQNVVCASKLKNGGITSVKNLRLSSSRIRKRRNIFLFRISASISPLDLTEDNIIQVLEDAKAELAQLFDTSVGITGKAELAEVDGPYVKLRLSGKFWHKRSTVVARLGNYLKQRIPEILEVDIEDEKQLDDSPANF, translated from the exons atggcACTACAACTTCAACATttatcatcttcatcaactcctAAATTCACCACCTTTGCTTCTTCTTTATTGGTACCAAATTTCCAAAATGTTGTGTGTgcctcaaaattaaaaaatggagGCATAACAAGTGTAAAAAATCTAAGATTATCATCATCAAGaattagaaaaagaaggaatatatttttgtttagaATATCAGCTTCAATTTCACCTCTTGATTTGACTGAAGACAACATTATCCAAGTCTTAGAAGATGCAAAGGCTGAG TTGGCACAACTTTTTGATACTTCAGTTGGGATAACAG GGAAAGCAGAACTAGCAGAAGTGGATGGACCTTATGTGAAACTTAGATTAAGTGGCAAGTTTTGGCATAAACGTTCTACTGTTGTAGCAAGACTTGGTAATTACTTGAAGCAAAGAATTCCT gAAATCTTGGAGGTGGATATAGAAGATGAGAAACAATTAGATGATAGCCCTGCAAACTTTTGA
- the LOC129877429 gene encoding CASP-like protein 2A1 — protein MGDLTQKNVVENENNGSNIGEIMLRLLPIVLCVVALVIMLKDSQTNDFGSLSYSDLGTFRYLVHANGICAAYSLLSAIVAALPHPTTLPRAWTFFLLDQILTYIMLAAGAASTEVMYLAYKGDTDVTWSETCGSFGGFCKKATASVSITFIVSLCYVGISLLSSYRLFSKYDAPIGHYNKKGSIEIS, from the exons ATGGGGGATTTGACACAAAAAAAtgttgtggaaaatgaaaataatggaaGCAACATAGGTGAGATAATGTTGAGATTGTTACCTATAGTATTATGTGTAGTGGCACTTGTCATAATGCTAAAGGATTCACAAACCAATGACTTTGGTTCACTTTCTTACTCTGATCTTGGAACTTTTAG GTACTTAGTACATGCAAATGGAATTTGTGCAGCTTATTCTCTTCTATCAGCTATAGTTGCAGCTCTTCCTCATCCTACAACATTGCCTAGAGCTTGGACATTCTTCCTCCTCGACCAG ATTTTGACGTACATAATGTTGGCTGCTGGAGCTGCATCAACAGAAGTGATGTATTTGGCATATAAAGGGGATACTGATGTTACATGGAGTGAAACTTGTGGTTCTTTTGGAGGTTTTTGCAAAAAGGCAACTGCATCTGTGTCCATTACATTCATTGTTAGCCTTTGTTATGTTGGGATTTCTTTGCTTTCATCTTACAGACTTTTTAGCAAATATGATGCACCAATTGGACACTACAATAAGAAAGGAAGCATAGAGATAAGCTAA
- the LOC129877430 gene encoding DNA-directed RNA polymerases II, IV and V subunit 12: protein MDSQPVEPVSYICGDCGQENTLKPGDVIQCRECGYRILYKKRTRRIVQYEAR from the exons ATGGATTCTCAACCTGTTGAACCAGTCAGCTACATCTGTGGAG ATTGTGGGCAGGAGAATACCCTAAAGCCTGGTGATGTGATACAGTGTCGTGAATGTGGTTATCGTATTCTCTACAAGAAGAGGACTCGAAGAA TCGTGCAGTATGAAGCTCGGTGa